Proteins found in one Fibrobacter succinogenes genomic segment:
- a CDS encoding three component ABC system middle component, with the protein MSSLVEEYEEWNTPLIGAFLLWAFNKSYVEHHSTNDAAVVIEDFLVYSLLMSKNYNERITNRTTTVAAYVQSFTDKKQSDILASLVSKINEDKEIALKSVDFAVSFGLLVWDCETAKLYPKSLDDNQMSVLKNLPIMKLQKKAEILGKWFSQVNLNTLLSLFGVVL; encoded by the coding sequence ATGAGCAGTTTAGTAGAAGAGTATGAAGAATGGAATACTCCTCTTATAGGAGCTTTCCTTTTATGGGCTTTTAATAAAAGTTATGTTGAACATCATTCTACAAATGATGCTGCTGTTGTTATCGAGGATTTTTTGGTGTATTCTTTGCTCATGTCAAAAAATTATAACGAACGGATAACAAATCGAACAACAACTGTTGCTGCATATGTGCAGAGTTTTACTGATAAAAAGCAGTCCGACATTTTAGCCTCCCTTGTTTCTAAAATAAATGAGGATAAGGAAATTGCGTTGAAATCCGTAGATTTTGCTGTGAGTTTTGGTTTGTTGGTTTGGGATTGCGAAACTGCAAAATTGTATCCTAAGTCACTGGATGATAATCAGATGTCTGTATTGAAAAATTTGCCTATAATGAAACTTCAAAAGAAAGCAGAAATTTTAGGTAAGTGGTTTTCTCAAGTGAATTTAAATACATTACTCTCTTTGTTTGGAGTTGTTCTATGA